Proteins encoded together in one Deltaproteobacteria bacterium window:
- the mgtE gene encoding magnesium transporter — protein sequence MGVHDHQTAEEQALPQQADELTALPSVDDLGEYVAKAPEEELSNLLRLLHPADVADLLGEIDPEDHWPRVLELLPEPSLAHVLAEVEGGVEDDLIEYLSNERLAGLMSYMDSDDATDLLAHFPEKVRTRLVAALKRSEPEEGAAVERLLQYEEDTAGGIMQAELAAVRSSATVGEAIAVIRRLDPEDGEHLHRIYITDDTESLMGQVPLATLALTDDSVSIASVMQPAQFRVTPEVDQEEVAALFAKYDLVTLPVVDAQGRLLGRIVHDDIFDVLEAEADEDLMRMVGASEEDLVYSDRILKVSAMRLPWLAVTLLGTVATGVLISIFKGTLDEVLALTFFIPAIMGMGGNVGIQSSTIITRGFATGRVDDENINKVFLKELLVGVTMGLACGLLVAGVAWVWQGDPILGVVVGLAMVSSMTAATTIGTLAPATFKRLNIDPAIAAGPFVTTAVDLTGIVIYLGTATLFLELLVHG from the coding sequence ATGGGAGTGCACGATCACCAGACGGCCGAGGAGCAGGCCCTGCCCCAGCAGGCGGACGAGCTGACCGCCCTGCCCTCGGTCGACGACCTCGGCGAGTACGTCGCCAAGGCTCCGGAGGAGGAGCTCTCGAACCTCCTGCGCCTCCTGCACCCGGCCGACGTCGCCGATCTGCTCGGGGAGATCGACCCCGAGGATCACTGGCCCCGGGTCCTGGAGCTGCTCCCCGAGCCCAGCCTGGCCCACGTGCTGGCCGAGGTCGAGGGCGGCGTCGAGGACGACCTGATCGAGTACCTCTCGAACGAGCGCCTGGCCGGCCTGATGTCCTACATGGACTCGGACGACGCCACCGACCTCCTGGCGCACTTCCCGGAGAAGGTCCGGACTCGCCTGGTCGCGGCCCTCAAGCGCTCCGAGCCCGAAGAGGGCGCCGCGGTCGAGCGCCTCCTGCAGTACGAGGAGGACACCGCCGGCGGCATCATGCAGGCCGAGCTCGCCGCCGTGCGCTCCAGCGCCACCGTGGGCGAGGCGATCGCGGTCATCCGCCGCCTGGACCCCGAAGATGGGGAACACCTCCACCGGATCTACATCACCGACGACACCGAGAGCCTCATGGGGCAGGTGCCCCTGGCGACCCTGGCCCTCACCGACGACTCGGTGAGCATCGCCTCGGTGATGCAGCCGGCGCAGTTCCGGGTCACCCCCGAGGTGGACCAGGAGGAGGTCGCGGCCCTCTTCGCCAAGTACGACCTGGTCACCCTGCCGGTGGTCGACGCGCAGGGGCGCCTCCTCGGCCGCATCGTCCACGACGACATCTTCGACGTCCTCGAGGCCGAGGCCGACGAGGACCTCATGCGGATGGTCGGCGCCTCGGAGGAGGACCTGGTCTACTCGGACCGGATCCTGAAGGTCTCGGCGATGCGCCTGCCCTGGCTGGCCGTGACCCTCCTGGGCACGGTGGCCACCGGCGTCCTGATCTCGATCTTCAAGGGCACCCTCGACGAGGTCCTGGCGCTGACCTTCTTCATCCCGGCCATCATGGGCATGGGCGGCAACGTGGGCATCCAGTCCAGCACCATCATCACCCGCGGCTTCGCCACCGGCCGCGTCGATGACGAGAACATCAACAAGGTGTTCCTCAAGGAGCTGCTGGTCGGCGTGACGATGGGGCTGGCCTGCGGGCTGCTGGTCGCCGGGGTGGCCTGGGTCTGGCAGGGCGATCCGATCCTGGGGGTGGTGGTGGGCCTGGCCATGGTCAGCTCCATGACCGCCGCGACGACCATCGGCACCCTGGCCCCGGCGACCTTCAAGCGGCTCAACATCGATCCCGCCATCGCCGCCGGCCCCTTCGTGACCACCGCCGTCGACCTCACCGGCATCGTGATCTACCTGGGCACGGCCACCCTCTTCCTCGAACTCCTGGTGCACGGCTAG
- a CDS encoding sigma-70 family RNA polymerase sigma factor: MELDDKQLVTRAQAGDRHAFEALVRKYQRRIFRLAYGMLKNQEDAMDVAQDAFVRVHQHLDRFKGDAAFYTWLYRITTNLCIDRIRRNRGEQVEYEDGLAREDHTASELGLRRPAAATNPAKATLRHELGEQIAAALAELPEKHREILLLREIEGLSYEELAQTLEIKKGTVMSRLFHARKKMQAILASYLSPEELARLQGDPAKETA, translated from the coding sequence ATGGAGCTCGACGACAAGCAACTGGTGACGCGGGCGCAGGCAGGGGACCGGCACGCGTTCGAAGCCCTGGTGCGCAAGTACCAGCGGCGGATCTTCCGGCTGGCCTACGGGATGCTCAAGAACCAGGAAGACGCGATGGACGTGGCGCAGGACGCCTTCGTCCGGGTGCACCAGCACCTCGACCGCTTCAAGGGAGACGCGGCCTTCTACACCTGGCTCTACCGGATCACCACGAACCTCTGCATCGACCGGATCCGCCGCAACCGGGGCGAGCAGGTCGAGTACGAGGACGGGCTGGCCCGGGAGGACCACACGGCCTCCGAGCTGGGCCTGCGGCGGCCCGCGGCGGCCACCAACCCGGCCAAGGCGACCCTGCGCCACGAGCTGGGAGAGCAGATCGCCGCCGCCCTGGCCGAGCTGCCGGAGAAGCACCGCGAGATCCTCCTCCTGCGCGAGATCGAGGGCCTCTCCTACGAGGAGCTCGCCCAGACCCTCGAGATCAAGAAGGGCACGGTGATGAGCCGGCTCTTCCACGCCCGCAAGAAGATGCAGGCCATCCTGGCCAGCTACCTCTCCCCCGAGGAGCTCGCCCGGCTGCAGGGCGACCCGGCCAAGGAGACGGCCTGA
- a CDS encoding D-alanine--D-alanine ligase, with protein MKRRRILALCHREILPPEGATDELAIGQVWKMEHHVLSAVRELGHELEVLGIDDDLRPIRDGVERFQPDVVLNLLEAFAGEVLWDQNVVSYLELLGASYTGCDPRGLVLSRDKALSKKLAAWHRVRVPDFFIVRRGRKVRRPARMGFPLIVKSPIDDASLGIAKASIVHDDDALAARIDFMRERWDIEVMAEEFIPGRELYVGVLGNDRLTVLPTWELVFEKKAEDQPLIATRKAKWDVAYQEKLGIQSGEARDLPEEIARRLPRICRRLYRALGLSGYARLDFRLSKEGVLYFLEANPNPDISRDEDLAVSAARAGLPYPRLIQRILDLGRTR; from the coding sequence ATGAAGCGCCGGCGCATCCTGGCCCTCTGCCACCGCGAGATCCTCCCCCCGGAGGGCGCGACCGACGAGCTGGCCATCGGCCAGGTCTGGAAGATGGAGCACCACGTCCTCTCGGCGGTGCGCGAGCTGGGGCACGAGCTGGAGGTGCTCGGCATCGACGACGACCTGCGCCCGATCCGCGACGGGGTCGAGCGCTTCCAGCCCGACGTCGTCCTCAACCTCCTCGAGGCCTTCGCCGGCGAGGTGCTCTGGGACCAGAACGTCGTCTCCTACCTGGAGCTGCTGGGGGCCTCGTACACCGGCTGCGACCCCCGGGGCCTGGTGCTCTCCCGGGACAAGGCGCTCTCGAAGAAGCTCGCCGCCTGGCATCGGGTGCGGGTGCCGGACTTCTTCATCGTCCGCCGGGGCCGCAAGGTGCGCCGGCCCGCCCGGATGGGCTTCCCCCTCATCGTGAAGTCCCCCATCGACGACGCCTCCCTGGGGATCGCCAAGGCCTCGATCGTCCACGACGACGACGCGCTGGCCGCCCGCATCGACTTCATGCGGGAGCGCTGGGACATCGAGGTGATGGCCGAGGAGTTCATCCCCGGCCGCGAGCTCTACGTGGGGGTGCTGGGCAACGATCGGCTCACGGTCCTGCCCACCTGGGAGCTGGTCTTCGAGAAGAAGGCCGAGGATCAGCCGCTGATCGCCACCCGCAAGGCGAAGTGGGACGTGGCCTACCAGGAGAAGCTCGGCATCCAGAGTGGAGAGGCGCGCGACCTCCCCGAGGAGATCGCGCGGCGGCTGCCCCGGATCTGCCGCCGCCTCTACCGGGCGCTGGGCCTCTCGGGCTACGCCCGGCTGGACTTCCGCCTCTCGAAGGAGGGGGTCCTCTACTTCCTCGAGGCCAACCCCAACCCCGACATCTCCCGGGACGAGGATCTCGCGGTCTCCGCCGCGAGAGCCGGCCTACCCTACCCCCGCCTGATCCAACGCATCCTCGATCTCGGCCGTACGCGCTGA